One region of Candidatus Bathyarchaeota archaeon genomic DNA includes:
- a CDS encoding Mov34/MPN/PAD-1 family protein, translating into MPNSTVVQIPSNILDTIYAGAKELYPRESFLLLRGKKRKGNIIVNDLLLAPFAIHGEGEVHFNSYMFSGDFSLVGTVHSHPSGNITPSHVDMNYFFGRVLLIVGPPFEGKNCIAAYDSNGDNVPIEITAPIECDDEEFYEE; encoded by the coding sequence ATGCCAAACTCCACGGTCGTCCAAATTCCAAGCAACATCCTTGACACAATCTATGCAGGCGCCAAAGAACTCTACCCCCGCGAAAGCTTCCTACTTCTCCGCGGCAAAAAACGCAAAGGCAACATAATCGTCAATGACTTGCTTTTAGCGCCGTTTGCCATACACGGCGAAGGCGAAGTCCACTTCAACTCCTACATGTTCTCAGGCGACTTTTCCCTAGTCGGCACCGTTCACTCTCACCCCTCAGGCAACATTACGCCCAGCCACGTAGACATGAACTACTTCTTTGGACGAGTTCTCCTCATAGTAGGGCCTCCTTTCGAAGGCAAAAACTGCATTGCCGCTTACGACTCCAACGGCGACAATGTTCCAATCGAAATCACAGCCCCGATTGAATGCGATGACGAAGAGTTCTACGAGGAATAA
- a CDS encoding FkbM family methyltransferase translates to MHLSRFFAKLRIQLEDIIWKKSLRSTVAIALNVFYRRGVRMPTALYNYFIKCEDEPRDFAAEDFGDEEFLSKYMLPKAGSCLVDVGASVGLWSVWAAKQGRTVYGFEPSPLAFGVLKRRSVGYPNLHVYQYALGEKDTTGRLGVAALSLSGSMDVELKGLHKGGTIDIPVRSLDSLAIPNIGVLKIDTEGYEIPILSGAKETIEKQRPRLIVEVHRDTGRAAKTFPEELERVKAVLREYGYSWVIHWRPINLRELQPHLIAEPK, encoded by the coding sequence TTGCATTTATCAAGGTTCTTTGCTAAGCTTCGAATCCAACTGGAAGATATCATCTGGAAAAAGAGTCTACGTAGTACGGTCGCCATCGCCTTAAACGTGTTCTACCGAAGAGGTGTTCGAATGCCAACTGCCCTCTACAATTACTTCATCAAATGCGAGGATGAACCCCGCGATTTTGCTGCGGAAGATTTTGGCGACGAAGAATTTCTATCTAAATACATGTTGCCTAAGGCAGGTAGCTGCCTTGTTGATGTGGGGGCAAGTGTCGGTTTATGGAGTGTGTGGGCTGCTAAACAGGGTCGAACAGTTTACGGTTTTGAACCAAGCCCCCTCGCTTTTGGGGTCCTAAAAAGGCGTTCCGTAGGTTATCCAAATCTTCATGTGTATCAATACGCTTTGGGCGAAAAAGATACGACTGGACGTTTGGGCGTAGCTGCTTTATCTTTAAGTGGCTCTATGGATGTTGAACTTAAAGGCTTACATAAAGGCGGAACTATCGACATTCCCGTCCGATCATTGGACAGTTTGGCTATCCCAAATATCGGCGTTTTAAAAATCGACACTGAAGGCTACGAAATCCCGATTCTAAGCGGCGCCAAAGAAACCATTGAAAAGCAGCGTCCCCGATTAATTGTAGAGGTTCACCGTGACACTGGTAGAGCTGCCAAGACTTTTCCTGAAGAACTGGAGCGTGTGAAGGCAGTTCTGCGTGAATATGGGTATAGTTGGGTTATCCATTGGCGCCCAATTAATCTACGTGAATTGCAACCTCATCTTATTGCGGAACCCAAATAG
- a CDS encoding DUF2400 family protein, producing MAASAEVTGPLFDFINKNSNVADVQWDRRMSPRLLFNPYSEKYEERKIAAHYFLLSATILDDTIVGYPENARMLLAYLHIALGNGLFDIKKAHTFEEEIVKCDFYNDLGPNRKAASENLAQVNTFVKFNAERNLLKYAQKFSKPKDFLEDLAKNVPSLRGPHMDRAWTYMRWMVRSSPDLQIYDHLLPEDLYVPLTKENANVAAALGVIPSASPSLWRNEQTAAEARQKVTVYAKSLFPQDPAKVDYPFFLLGRWLKQKTLNIRTLKSALDFLERMQKVTGQSTAYYQKMSRYKSGWEKKTALTLLRLHIPYGYETISFPLPNEVYTPDFILEKTVAGRKIILEPHFEMTKKQARKYALFKRTYGHKFLLILLLKNDLIPMYHQRKILTDDVCDDVWPIEFIHLLAEKIRRGTYGTS from the coding sequence ATGGCGGCGAGCGCTGAAGTAACTGGGCCACTATTTGATTTCATCAACAAAAACTCCAACGTCGCCGATGTTCAATGGGACCGTCGTATGAGCCCCCGTCTTCTCTTTAATCCCTACTCAGAAAAGTATGAAGAACGCAAGATTGCTGCCCACTATTTTCTGCTCTCCGCAACTATTCTTGACGACACTATAGTTGGGTATCCCGAAAACGCCCGAATGCTCCTTGCCTATCTGCATATTGCGTTAGGGAACGGTTTATTTGACATAAAAAAAGCTCACACCTTCGAAGAGGAAATTGTCAAATGCGATTTTTACAACGATTTGGGACCCAACAGAAAAGCAGCCTCCGAGAATCTTGCACAGGTAAACACGTTTGTTAAGTTTAATGCAGAACGTAACCTCTTAAAGTATGCACAGAAATTCAGTAAACCCAAAGACTTCTTGGAGGATCTTGCAAAAAATGTTCCTTCATTGCGTGGTCCTCATATGGATCGAGCATGGACCTATATGCGGTGGATGGTTCGTTCCAGTCCTGACCTCCAAATCTATGACCATCTTCTTCCCGAAGACCTCTATGTTCCCCTAACAAAAGAAAACGCCAACGTCGCCGCTGCTTTAGGTGTTATTCCTTCGGCGTCACCTTCACTTTGGCGAAACGAGCAAACTGCGGCTGAGGCACGCCAGAAAGTCACCGTTTACGCGAAAAGCCTTTTTCCCCAAGACCCCGCCAAAGTTGACTACCCATTTTTCTTGTTGGGACGCTGGCTTAAACAGAAAACACTCAACATACGCACCCTCAAATCTGCGTTAGATTTTTTGGAGCGAATGCAAAAAGTCACGGGACAATCTACAGCTTATTACCAAAAAATGAGTCGATACAAAAGCGGTTGGGAAAAGAAAACCGCTCTGACTCTTCTGCGCCTTCACATACCCTATGGGTACGAAACCATCAGTTTCCCCTTACCTAACGAGGTTTACACTCCTGACTTCATTTTGGAGAAAACTGTGGCGGGGCGGAAAATCATTCTTGAACCGCACTTTGAAATGACCAAAAAACAAGCCCGCAAATATGCCCTCTTTAAACGCACTTATGGTCACAAGTTCCTGTTGATATTGCTTCTCAAAAACGACCTTATTCCAATGTATCATCAACGCAAAATTTTAACTGACGATGTCTGTGATGACGTTTGGCCGATTGAGTTTATTCATTTGTTGGCGGAGAAGATTCGTCGGGGCACCTACGGAACCTCCTGA
- a CDS encoding GNAT family N-acetyltransferase, giving the protein MKPSKSASSVTIEHMTAKEVEVAIEWAAKEGWNPGIHDAECFYAADPDGFYIAKLNHEIAGTMSVVKYSGDFAFGGLYIVKPEYRGYGIGLLLQKFLSEKYRDVNVGIDGVVGMQSKYEQDGFRFAHNNARYAGKGKGEHSKRCLSIEKKDFTEVAAYDTFCFSTPRQRFLEKWLFQEDANSLLVRDDKTDRICGYGVIRKCWVGYKVGPLFADNSTVAELLFDSLSSTAPNEVVFLDVPQPNTAATQLAQKRQMQQVFSTVRMYSKEAPNLPLSKIYGITSFELG; this is encoded by the coding sequence ATGAAACCCAGCAAAAGCGCCAGTTCAGTCACCATTGAACATATGACAGCCAAAGAAGTCGAAGTGGCAATAGAATGGGCTGCAAAGGAAGGCTGGAACCCTGGCATCCACGACGCTGAATGTTTCTATGCAGCAGACCCAGACGGCTTCTATATAGCCAAACTCAACCACGAAATTGCAGGAACCATGTCTGTGGTTAAGTATTCTGGAGATTTTGCTTTTGGAGGGCTCTACATCGTTAAACCAGAGTACAGAGGATATGGCATTGGATTACTGCTGCAAAAGTTCCTCTCTGAAAAGTACCGAGACGTTAACGTGGGCATCGACGGCGTGGTGGGTATGCAATCAAAGTATGAACAAGACGGTTTCCGCTTCGCACATAACAACGCAAGGTATGCTGGGAAAGGAAAAGGCGAACACTCCAAACGGTGCTTGTCAATAGAGAAAAAAGATTTCACAGAAGTCGCTGCCTATGACACCTTCTGTTTTTCAACTCCGAGACAGCGTTTTTTGGAGAAATGGCTATTCCAAGAAGACGCAAACAGTCTGCTGGTTAGAGATGACAAAACAGATAGAATCTGCGGTTACGGGGTCATTCGTAAGTGTTGGGTGGGCTACAAGGTGGGTCCCCTCTTCGCCGATAACTCAACAGTTGCAGAGTTGCTCTTTGACAGCCTATCCTCAACGGCACCCAACGAAGTAGTGTTTTTAGACGTGCCCCAACCCAACACGGCGGCAACCCAGCTTGCCCAAAAAAGACAAATGCAACAGGTCTTCAGCACTGTACGAATGTATTCAAAAGAGGCTCCTAACTTGCCACTTTCAAAAATCTATGGCATAACAAGCTTCGAACTCGGGTAA
- a CDS encoding thioredoxin domain-containing protein yields MPSFMNPILENKPNRLIHEKSPYLLQHAYNPVDWYPWGQEAFEKAKAEDKPVFVSIGYSACHWCHVMEKESFEDQQVAKAMNQAFVCIKVDREERPDLDAAYMAVCQAMGHNCGWPLNVILTPDKNPFFVASYIPKDNRYGTMGMLSLIPQISEIWRTQKAEMEGVGKEVNRQITLQAKAPSENQLDKNDLDNAYEQLFLRFDPDNGGFGGAPKFPTPQNLLFLLRYWRRTGEKTAWNMVEKTLRAMRLGGIFDQIGLGFHRYSTDAAWLVPHFEKMLYDQATLTLAYLEAYQASRAPKFKITAIETLEYVLRALKSHEGAFYAAEDADSEGKEGKFYLWTLNEIKQALPPQDAELAIKLYDVRAEGNFYEPPNRLTGNNILHLAGPIEDLAAEFELTPDELIIKLGRVTNELFAVREKRVHPAKDDKILVDWNGLMIAALARANQVLGQPRYLQAARDAADFILKDMRTHKGRLYHRYAKGERAVGGFLDDYACLVFGLIELYEAGFEMKYLQASVELTQIMLEEFWDPSAGGFYLTDRNAEASVPRIKQTYDGAAPSGNAIALMNLLRLSSLTGEVSFQQYADKLFGAFSEEVKGQPLGHTFLLAGLDFVIEPVNVVLVGDAKEDSTVALLEVLRKNYLPNLTVSLQTQKEKPVGLGYERIGDKTTAYICRGQTCMPPTNDPQKMRQQLGLTAQV; encoded by the coding sequence ATGCCTTCTTTTATGAACCCCATCTTGGAGAATAAACCCAACAGGTTAATCCATGAAAAAAGCCCGTACCTGCTTCAACACGCCTACAACCCAGTAGACTGGTACCCTTGGGGGCAAGAAGCATTTGAAAAAGCAAAAGCAGAAGATAAACCCGTTTTTGTCTCCATAGGCTACTCCGCCTGTCACTGGTGCCACGTGATGGAAAAAGAAAGCTTTGAGGACCAACAAGTCGCCAAAGCCATGAACCAAGCATTCGTCTGCATCAAAGTGGACAGAGAAGAACGCCCCGACCTCGACGCTGCATATATGGCGGTCTGCCAAGCTATGGGACACAACTGCGGTTGGCCCCTAAACGTTATCTTGACGCCCGACAAGAACCCCTTCTTTGTAGCCAGCTACATTCCTAAAGACAACCGCTATGGTACCATGGGCATGCTGAGTCTTATCCCTCAAATAAGCGAAATTTGGAGAACACAAAAAGCTGAAATGGAAGGCGTCGGCAAAGAAGTGAACCGACAAATTACGCTGCAAGCTAAAGCGCCTTCTGAAAATCAACTTGACAAAAACGACTTAGACAACGCATATGAACAACTGTTTTTACGCTTCGACCCAGACAACGGCGGATTCGGAGGAGCCCCCAAATTTCCCACGCCACAAAACCTCCTGTTTCTGTTGAGGTATTGGCGGAGAACAGGAGAAAAAACCGCATGGAACATGGTAGAGAAGACGTTGCGGGCAATGCGACTAGGCGGCATTTTTGACCAAATCGGGTTAGGTTTCCACAGATACTCCACCGACGCGGCATGGTTGGTGCCACATTTTGAGAAGATGCTCTATGACCAAGCCACCTTAACCTTAGCCTACTTAGAGGCCTATCAAGCGTCGAGAGCTCCCAAATTCAAAATCACCGCAATAGAAACCTTAGAGTATGTTCTTAGAGCCCTAAAATCGCATGAAGGAGCCTTCTATGCAGCGGAAGATGCAGACAGTGAAGGCAAAGAAGGCAAATTCTACCTCTGGACCCTAAACGAAATCAAACAAGCCCTACCACCCCAAGACGCAGAATTAGCCATCAAACTATATGACGTCAGAGCAGAAGGCAACTTCTATGAACCACCAAACAGATTGACAGGCAACAACATTCTACATCTCGCTGGACCAATTGAGGACTTAGCCGCCGAGTTTGAGTTAACGCCTGATGAGCTTATCATTAAGCTGGGCAGAGTCACAAACGAGTTGTTTGCTGTTAGAGAAAAACGGGTACATCCAGCCAAAGATGACAAGATACTGGTAGACTGGAACGGTTTAATGATTGCCGCCTTGGCGCGGGCAAACCAAGTACTTGGACAGCCACGTTACCTGCAAGCCGCCAGAGACGCCGCCGATTTTATACTCAAAGACATGCGAACGCACAAAGGACGCTTATATCACAGATACGCGAAGGGTGAACGTGCAGTAGGCGGATTTTTGGATGATTATGCATGTTTAGTTTTTGGATTAATTGAGCTATACGAGGCTGGGTTTGAAATGAAATATTTGCAGGCAAGCGTTGAGTTAACACAGATCATGCTTGAGGAGTTCTGGGACCCAAGCGCAGGCGGCTTCTATTTAACAGACCGCAACGCCGAAGCTTCCGTACCGAGAATAAAACAAACCTACGACGGAGCCGCACCGTCAGGAAACGCCATAGCCTTAATGAATTTACTACGCTTATCCTCACTAACAGGGGAGGTTTCATTTCAGCAGTATGCAGATAAACTGTTTGGAGCCTTCTCTGAGGAAGTTAAGGGGCAACCCTTAGGTCACACGTTTCTGCTCGCGGGGCTGGATTTTGTTATAGAGCCCGTTAATGTTGTTTTAGTCGGCGACGCCAAAGAAGACAGCACCGTTGCATTGCTGGAGGTTTTGAGGAAAAACTATCTGCCAAACCTCACCGTATCCTTACAGACACAAAAAGAAAAACCCGTGGGTCTGGGCTACGAAAGAATCGGGGACAAAACAACCGCCTACATCTGCCGAGGCCAAACCTGCATGCCACCAACCAATGATCCCCAAAAGATGAGGCAACAACTCGGCTTAACCGCACAGGTTTAA